In a genomic window of Chryseobacterium sp. G0162:
- the tsf gene encoding translation elongation factor Ts, translated as MSYTPVAADVAKLRNQTGAGMMDCKKALVEAEGDFEKAVDILRKKGQKVAANRADRESTEGAVIARVNEDNTLGAIISLNCETDFVGKNEAFIELAYELAEMAIFAATKEELLATDFHGMTVAEKLIEQTGVIGEKIEIGTFERIEGPFLGAYIHAGNKIAAITSLSAKVDGADEVAKSVSMQAAAMNPIALDETRVSQETIDKELEIERHKLTEEGKPANIIDNILKGKMQRFYKDNTLVHQDFIKDSSISVADYVKSVNADLKVTGFIRVSL; from the coding sequence ATGTCTTATACACCAGTTGCTGCAGATGTAGCTAAATTAAGAAACCAAACAGGTGCAGGTATGATGGACTGCAAAAAAGCTCTAGTTGAAGCAGAAGGAGACTTCGAAAAAGCAGTGGATATCCTTAGAAAAAAAGGACAAAAAGTTGCTGCTAACAGAGCTGACAGAGAATCTACTGAAGGAGCTGTAATCGCAAGAGTAAACGAAGATAACACTTTAGGTGCTATTATCTCTTTAAACTGCGAAACTGACTTCGTTGGTAAAAACGAAGCTTTCATCGAGCTAGCTTACGAATTAGCTGAAATGGCAATCTTCGCTGCTACTAAAGAAGAATTATTAGCTACAGATTTCCACGGAATGACTGTTGCTGAGAAATTGATTGAGCAGACAGGTGTTATCGGTGAAAAAATCGAAATTGGTACATTCGAAAGAATCGAAGGACCATTCCTAGGAGCTTACATCCACGCAGGAAACAAAATTGCTGCAATTACTTCTCTTTCTGCAAAAGTAGACGGAGCTGATGAAGTTGCTAAATCTGTTTCTATGCAAGCTGCTGCGATGAACCCAATCGCTCTTGACGAAACTAGAGTTTCTCAAGAAACTATCGACAAAGAATTAGAGATCGAAAGACACAAACTTACTGAAGAAGGTAAGCCTGCAAACATCATCGATAATATCTTGAAAGGTAAAATGCAAAGATTCTACAAAGACAACACTTTGGTACACCAAGACTTCATTAAAGACTCTAGTATCTCAGTTGCTGATTATGTAAAATCTGTAAATGCAGATCTAAAAGTAACAGGATTTATAAGAGTAAGCTTATAA
- a CDS encoding DUF6759 domain-containing protein gives MKKIFLLLFVSIFALGFSQKKKKTKSKAVVEKETVIIYTEQEAEVSKETRVIAGFIKQNPGHARTDFFKKRLMDIIMADNSPEAKPTIRPISKEKIENIVKNNELNSGKVMAANKASTANNSKNADKVNNAINALKEERLANYASAGTAKSAGSSVKSEPSEANKKTAAMLTHLFNNDINKNEAYINIKNRSSCNLIVKISGKKYYNLSVPARGENFILIDKGEYVLTTMVCDAKYSSLKKITQDIEIALNIAD, from the coding sequence ATGAAAAAAATCTTCCTTCTCCTTTTTGTAAGCATTTTTGCGCTTGGTTTTTCTCAAAAAAAGAAAAAAACAAAATCTAAAGCTGTTGTTGAAAAAGAAACAGTGATTATTTATACGGAGCAGGAAGCAGAGGTCTCAAAAGAAACAAGAGTGATTGCCGGTTTTATTAAACAAAATCCTGGACATGCACGAACAGATTTCTTTAAAAAAAGGTTGATGGATATTATCATGGCTGATAATTCACCTGAAGCAAAACCTACCATAAGGCCGATCAGCAAAGAAAAAATTGAAAATATTGTTAAAAATAATGAGCTGAATAGTGGGAAAGTAATGGCTGCCAATAAAGCATCTACTGCCAATAATAGCAAGAATGCGGATAAAGTAAATAATGCCATCAATGCATTGAAAGAAGAAAGATTGGCAAACTATGCTTCAGCAGGGACTGCAAAAAGTGCAGGTTCTTCGGTGAAATCGGAACCTAGTGAAGCGAATAAGAAGACAGCGGCCATGCTTACACACCTTTTTAATAATGATATCAATAAGAATGAAGCGTATATCAATATTAAAAACAGATCAAGCTGTAATCTGATCGTGAAAATAAGTGGTAAAAAATATTATAATTTAAGTGTTCCTGCCCGAGGGGAAAACTTTATTTTGATTGATAAAGGAGAATATGTATTGACTACAATGGTGTGTGATGCAAAATATTCTTCACTGAAAAAAATTACTCAGGATATAGAGATTGCTCTCAATATTGCTGATTAA
- a CDS encoding acetyl-CoA carboxylase carboxyltransferase subunit alpha, whose amino-acid sequence MEYLSFELPIKELMDQYQTCSLVGEESGVDVKLACSQIEDKILEKKKEIYSNLTPWQRVQLSRHPDRPYTLDYIHGMADKGSFLELHGDRNFADDPAMIGGLMTLDGQRVMIIGTQKGRTTKERQHRRFGMPNPEGYRKALRLMKLAEKFNIPVVTLVDTPGAYPGLEAEERGQGEAIARNIFEMVQLKTPIFTYIIGEGASGGALGIGVGNKVYMLENTWYTVIAPESCSSILWRNWDHKEDAANALNLTPQDALREKFIDGIIEEPLGGAHYDQETTYLNLKNSILQNIKAFSKFTGQELETQRQDKFIAMGQFKG is encoded by the coding sequence ATGGAATATTTAAGTTTCGAACTTCCTATCAAAGAATTGATGGACCAATACCAGACGTGTTCTTTAGTAGGAGAAGAAAGTGGTGTTGATGTAAAATTAGCATGCAGCCAGATTGAGGATAAGATTTTAGAAAAGAAAAAAGAAATCTATAGCAATCTTACACCTTGGCAAAGAGTACAACTGTCCCGTCACCCGGATCGTCCTTATACATTGGACTATATCCACGGAATGGCAGACAAAGGCAGTTTCTTAGAACTTCACGGAGACAGAAATTTCGCTGATGATCCGGCAATGATTGGAGGATTGATGACCCTGGATGGTCAGAGAGTAATGATCATAGGGACTCAAAAAGGAAGAACAACTAAGGAAAGACAGCATAGAAGATTCGGGATGCCAAATCCTGAAGGATACAGAAAAGCTTTAAGACTAATGAAGCTTGCTGAGAAATTCAACATTCCTGTAGTAACTTTAGTGGATACACCGGGAGCTTATCCAGGATTAGAAGCTGAAGAAAGAGGACAAGGTGAAGCGATTGCAAGAAATATTTTTGAAATGGTTCAGCTGAAAACGCCGATCTTCACTTACATTATTGGAGAAGGAGCAAGTGGTGGAGCATTAGGAATAGGTGTAGGTAATAAAGTATATATGCTGGAAAACACATGGTATACGGTAATTGCGCCAGAAAGTTGCTCTTCTATCTTATGGAGAAACTGGGATCATAAGGAAGATGCTGCTAATGCATTAAACCTTACTCCTCAGGATGCTTTAAGAGAAAAGTTCATTGACGGAATTATTGAGGAACCCCTAGGAGGTGCTCACTACGACCAGGAGACCACTTATTTGAACTTGAAAAATTCTATTTTACAAAATATCAAAGCGTTCTCTAAATTTACAGGACAAGAGCTTGAAACCCAGAGACAGGATAAATTCATTGCGATGGGTCAGTTTAAAGGATAA
- the gltX gene encoding glutamate--tRNA ligase, giving the protein MEKVRVRFAPSPTGPLHLGGVRTALYDYLFAKNQGGEFVLRIEDTDTARYVEGAEEYIEEALEWCGIIPDESPKKGGKFAPYRQSERRDIYDRYTEQILKTDYAYMAFDTPEELDAVRAEFEANGEVFSYDNKTRNRLKNSLALSEEEVQKLLDEKTPYVVRFKMPVDRVLNLEDIIRGKSAVNTNTLDDKVLVKNDGMPTYHFANIIDDHEMEISHVIRGEEWLPSLGLHTLLYEAMGWEAPQFAHLSLILKPDVSTLINKDNIDEITKSFTDEFVVKNGQFSFDESAPIIKSFFAEVKSPRFKSMLGENDKDNPLTAAVKQFLKKGLSGKLSKRDGDKFGFPVFPLDFKDPATDAVSKGYRENGYLPDAFINMVALLGWSPADDKEVLSLEEMAKEFDLHKVHKAGARFSKEKSEWFNHQYIQMKSDEELLEMLKNSGLDLSNASDEKLLKVIPLMKERATFPKDIYENGKFFFEAPTSYDEKASKKAWNDETSAILGELATLFQSTDFVAETIKQTMHDFAENKGLGMGKVMMPLRLALVGELKGPDVPDILEIIGKEESIARISNAINNFK; this is encoded by the coding sequence ATGGAGAAAGTAAGAGTACGTTTTGCTCCAAGTCCTACCGGACCTTTACATTTGGGAGGCGTAAGAACTGCATTATATGATTACCTTTTTGCTAAAAATCAAGGGGGAGAATTTGTATTAAGAATTGAAGATACAGATACCGCCAGATATGTAGAAGGAGCTGAAGAATACATTGAAGAAGCTTTAGAATGGTGTGGAATTATCCCTGATGAAAGTCCTAAGAAAGGAGGAAAATTTGCCCCTTACAGACAATCTGAAAGAAGAGATATTTATGACAGATATACTGAGCAGATCTTGAAAACAGATTATGCTTATATGGCATTTGATACTCCGGAAGAATTAGATGCTGTACGTGCAGAATTCGAAGCAAACGGAGAAGTTTTCTCTTATGATAATAAAACGAGAAACCGTTTAAAAAACAGTCTTGCACTTTCTGAGGAAGAAGTTCAGAAATTATTGGATGAAAAAACACCATATGTAGTGAGATTCAAAATGCCTGTAGACAGAGTATTGAATCTTGAAGATATCATCCGTGGAAAATCTGCGGTTAATACCAATACATTAGATGATAAAGTTTTGGTAAAAAATGACGGAATGCCAACATACCACTTCGCCAACATCATTGATGACCACGAAATGGAAATTTCTCATGTAATCCGTGGAGAAGAATGGCTGCCATCTCTAGGACTGCATACTTTATTATATGAAGCAATGGGCTGGGAAGCGCCGCAATTTGCTCACCTTTCATTAATATTAAAGCCTGATGTTTCAACTTTAATCAACAAAGATAATATTGATGAGATCACAAAATCTTTCACCGATGAATTTGTGGTGAAGAATGGTCAGTTTTCTTTCGATGAGTCTGCACCGATCATCAAATCATTCTTTGCGGAAGTAAAAAGCCCTAGATTCAAATCTATGTTGGGCGAAAATGATAAAGATAATCCACTAACTGCTGCAGTAAAGCAATTTTTAAAGAAAGGGCTTTCAGGAAAATTAAGCAAAAGAGATGGTGATAAATTTGGATTCCCTGTATTCCCGCTTGACTTCAAAGACCCTGCAACAGATGCTGTTTCTAAAGGATACAGAGAAAACGGATACCTTCCTGATGCATTCATCAATATGGTAGCATTATTAGGATGGTCTCCGGCAGATGATAAAGAAGTTCTTTCTTTAGAAGAAATGGCTAAGGAATTTGATCTTCATAAAGTTCATAAGGCAGGAGCAAGATTCAGCAAAGAAAAATCAGAATGGTTCAACCATCAGTACATTCAGATGAAGTCAGATGAAGAACTTCTTGAAATGCTTAAAAACTCAGGCCTTGATTTATCCAATGCTTCTGACGAAAAGCTATTAAAAGTAATTCCTCTGATGAAGGAAAGGGCTACTTTCCCTAAAGACATCTATGAAAACGGAAAATTCTTCTTTGAAGCCCCAACCTCATATGATGAAAAAGCATCTAAAAAAGCATGGAATGACGAAACATCTGCTATTTTAGGAGAATTGGCTACCCTATTCCAATCTACAGACTTCGTTGCAGAAACAATAAAGCAAACGATGCATGATTTCGCGGAAAATAAAGGCTTGGGAATGGGTAAAGTAATGATGCCACTTCGTTTAGCTTTGGTAGGAGAATTGAAAGGACCAGACGTTCCGGACATTCTGGAAATCATTGGAAAAGAGGAAAGTATCGCCAGAATAAGCAATGCTATAAATAATTTTAAATAA
- a CDS encoding glycosyltransferase family 2 protein — MNEIVSIVVPCYNQEKYLAETLDSVLAQTADTWECIIVNDGSTDHSEAIIDAYCAKDFRFSKLNQENQGLAASRNSGIKAAKGKYILPLDGDDKIGAQYIELAQKEFAKNPKLALVYCKAEFFDAKTGPWDLRKYDYETLLFANHLFCSGIFKKEDYLKTNGYDINMKFGYEDWEFWIQLLKKDDVVIQLDSVQFFYRQRESSMLKSLQESKAKQNQMEGYIFHKHRDLYSKILDSDLSLAELQNVFETRQTLKKIKKTFTYKTIYKVERAIRSLF; from the coding sequence ATGAATGAAATCGTATCTATTGTTGTTCCCTGTTATAATCAGGAGAAATACCTTGCTGAAACCTTAGATTCCGTTTTGGCCCAGACTGCAGACACCTGGGAGTGTATCATCGTAAATGATGGTTCAACGGATCATTCTGAAGCAATAATTGATGCTTATTGTGCTAAAGATTTTCGTTTCAGCAAGCTTAATCAGGAAAATCAAGGGCTTGCTGCCAGCAGAAATAGCGGAATAAAAGCGGCAAAAGGAAAATATATTCTCCCTCTGGATGGTGATGATAAAATAGGAGCTCAATATATAGAACTAGCCCAAAAGGAGTTTGCAAAAAATCCAAAGCTTGCATTGGTATACTGTAAAGCTGAATTTTTTGATGCTAAAACTGGGCCTTGGGATCTCAGAAAATACGATTATGAAACCTTATTATTCGCTAACCATCTCTTCTGTTCCGGAATTTTCAAGAAAGAAGATTACCTAAAAACCAACGGGTATGATATCAATATGAAATTTGGATATGAAGACTGGGAATTTTGGATTCAACTTTTAAAGAAAGATGATGTTGTGATACAATTAGATTCTGTACAGTTTTTTTACAGACAAAGAGAAAGCTCCATGTTAAAATCACTGCAAGAAAGTAAAGCCAAACAAAATCAAATGGAGGGATATATTTTTCACAAACATCGTGATCTTTATTCCAAAATCTTAGATTCAGATCTTTCTTTAGCTGAGCTTCAAAATGTATTTGAAACCAGGCAAACCCTAAAAAAAATAAAAAAAACCTTTACGTACAAAACCATTTATAAAGTTGAACGTGCTATAAGATCTCTTTTTTAG
- a CDS encoding glycosyltransferase has translation MRDIKELIIIILNYNSSKEIIRQLSTLTDKGEISNDSFIILDNNSNDGKELEAYCNSHQFFFHQMGNNLGYAYANNWAIKQAIDWGKKYFFILNPDIHINALTIEQLYLHLKSDSSLAVIGPRLLYHTKPNIIFSDGGLLFPRKGFEGNHINFLKNVQDVPSKGMTYDMAYINGSAMMFKKEVLDDMGYMEADLFMYYEESEWCYRIKKSNRWKIAIDTNLVAYQSDSCRGKVYEYYMTRNRIWFTKKHSGNLFFVIRERLIVARKKFLSSKGNIKENKSFSRNILRGIIHGLIGKTGKL, from the coding sequence ATGAGAGATATAAAAGAATTAATTATAATAATATTAAATTATAACTCCTCTAAAGAGATCATCAGACAGTTATCAACCCTCACCGATAAAGGTGAAATCAGCAATGATTCTTTTATTATTCTTGATAATAACTCTAACGATGGAAAAGAATTAGAAGCCTACTGTAACAGTCATCAGTTTTTCTTTCATCAGATGGGAAATAATCTTGGATATGCCTATGCCAATAATTGGGCCATTAAACAGGCAATTGATTGGGGAAAGAAATATTTTTTTATTCTTAATCCTGATATTCATATAAATGCTCTTACGATTGAACAGCTTTATTTACATTTAAAATCTGATTCTTCATTAGCAGTAATAGGTCCAAGATTGCTTTATCATACCAAACCTAATATCATTTTTTCTGATGGCGGTTTATTATTTCCTAGAAAAGGATTTGAAGGGAATCATATCAATTTTCTGAAAAATGTACAAGATGTACCATCCAAAGGAATGACTTATGATATGGCTTATATCAATGGAAGTGCTATGATGTTCAAAAAGGAAGTTCTGGATGATATGGGATATATGGAAGCAGATTTATTCATGTATTATGAGGAATCGGAATGGTGCTACAGAATCAAAAAAAGTAACCGCTGGAAAATTGCAATTGATACAAACCTTGTGGCTTATCAATCTGACAGCTGCAGAGGAAAAGTTTATGAATACTATATGACCAGAAACAGAATCTGGTTCACAAAAAAACATTCTGGGAATCTATTTTTTGTAATTCGGGAACGTTTGATTGTTGCCCGTAAAAAATTCTTATCTTCAAAAGGAAACATTAAAGAAAACAAATCATTTTCCAGGAATATCCTTAGAGGAATAATTCATGGATTAATCGGAAAAACAGGAAAATTATGA
- a CDS encoding glycosyltransferase, with amino-acid sequence MKKKVLYFMPDNPMSGKAGNTTRLNYMLSYFNENRDLDVTFVSLRDWGMWKKEEETLFYEKFPNIQLHLLDKKYKKSFIKYLFLYKIPYLFKKNSIDTTSYILRKEFSDIIKKSTFDFAIISYATWGRLINELSDSTYTIIDTHDFITAQSRHKCTIGKLFQDEISILKQYDNIWTYSVEEEYIFDQFTNKKVTLMPVSFPENLSEKKTEFKYDILYVASDNPHNIKGIQWFLKEVLPLLNNVKVHIIGKIGKAIAEDYPNVIKYGIVDDLQEFYNHARVAICPMLSGTGVKIKVLEALSYGLPVVTNRRGVDGLINKKNNGCLVSQNPVEFSKAIHQLMNDHVFYENVKMQGICYFKENHNPKIEKEILDSIFYKIYEEKNFN; translated from the coding sequence ATGAAAAAGAAAGTGCTTTATTTTATGCCTGATAATCCGATGTCTGGAAAGGCCGGAAATACTACCAGGCTGAATTATATGCTTTCTTATTTCAATGAGAACAGGGATCTGGATGTGACTTTTGTTTCATTAAGAGATTGGGGAATGTGGAAAAAAGAAGAAGAAACCCTGTTTTATGAGAAGTTTCCGAATATTCAGTTGCATCTTTTAGATAAGAAATATAAAAAGAGTTTTATTAAATATCTTTTTTTATATAAAATACCCTATTTATTCAAAAAAAATTCGATAGATACAACAAGCTATATTCTTAGAAAAGAATTTTCGGATATTATTAAAAAATCCACTTTTGATTTTGCAATAATAAGCTATGCTACATGGGGAAGACTCATTAATGAATTGTCTGACAGTACCTATACAATTATAGATACTCATGATTTTATTACTGCACAGAGCCGCCACAAATGTACCATTGGAAAACTATTTCAAGATGAGATTTCCATTTTAAAACAATATGATAATATCTGGACTTATTCGGTAGAGGAAGAGTATATATTTGATCAATTTACTAATAAGAAAGTAACTTTGATGCCTGTTTCATTTCCTGAGAACTTGAGTGAAAAGAAAACTGAGTTTAAATATGATATTCTTTATGTTGCCAGCGATAATCCACACAATATAAAAGGAATTCAGTGGTTTTTAAAAGAAGTATTACCTTTGTTGAATAATGTTAAAGTGCATATCATCGGTAAGATTGGTAAGGCAATTGCAGAAGATTACCCAAATGTCATTAAATATGGGATTGTAGACGACTTACAGGAATTTTATAATCATGCAAGAGTTGCCATTTGTCCGATGCTAAGTGGAACAGGTGTGAAAATTAAAGTATTGGAAGCCCTATCTTACGGTTTACCAGTTGTAACAAACAGAAGAGGAGTAGATGGGCTCATTAATAAAAAAAATAACGGATGTTTAGTAAGTCAGAATCCTGTTGAATTTTCAAAAGCTATTCATCAGTTAATGAATGATCATGTTTTTTATGAAAATGTAAAGATGCAAGGAATTTGTTATTTTAAAGAAAACCATAACCCAAAAATAGAAAAAGAAATTCTTGATTCTATTTTTTATAAAATTTATGAAGAAAAAAATTTTAATTGA
- a CDS encoding glycosyltransferase family 4 protein, whose translation MKKKILIDLERLRYPHSGIANVFRNLAKGLQEENSKFEIFFFGKKEQLEEFEPKPNCVFWNKTHRFFERFSGEFDLIHVSHQLSSYFHRNYKSTIKIVTLHDLNFLYENLSNSKKRKMLGKVRSNVKNADYIVCISEYAKESFIRNKRLFNFTKLKDVVVIHNGIDLPADREYQLGKYGYLKDKKYILNIGVLFNKKNQLTLVEMLPYIEEDLVFIASDEKLLYGQEVRTRIKELHLEQRVHFLKNLSEEEKYAVIQHSEAMCHPSIAEGFGIPPIEAMAFGKPVFLSTYTSLPEIGGDKAFYFDSFEPKLMAQLFQEKMALYHSNEKEMSQEIKNWTEQYSYTAMSNNYLNFYESVLKEN comes from the coding sequence ATGAAGAAAAAAATTTTAATTGATCTCGAACGTCTAAGATACCCCCATTCAGGGATTGCGAATGTATTCAGAAATCTGGCAAAAGGTTTACAGGAGGAGAATTCTAAGTTTGAAATATTTTTTTTCGGGAAAAAAGAACAGCTTGAGGAATTCGAGCCTAAGCCTAATTGTGTTTTCTGGAATAAAACCCATCGTTTTTTTGAGCGTTTTAGCGGCGAGTTTGATCTTATTCATGTAAGTCACCAGCTGTCCTCGTACTTTCATAGAAATTATAAAAGCACAATAAAAATTGTTACTCTGCATGATCTGAACTTTCTGTATGAGAATCTTTCCAATTCTAAAAAGAGAAAAATGCTTGGGAAAGTTAGAAGTAATGTGAAAAATGCAGACTATATTGTTTGTATTTCTGAGTATGCAAAAGAGAGTTTTATTCGCAATAAGAGGCTTTTTAATTTTACTAAACTAAAAGATGTTGTGGTTATACACAACGGAATTGATCTCCCAGCAGATAGAGAATATCAGTTGGGTAAATACGGCTATTTAAAAGATAAAAAGTATATTTTAAACATTGGAGTGCTTTTCAACAAAAAAAATCAGTTGACCTTGGTTGAAATGCTTCCTTATATAGAAGAAGATCTTGTATTTATTGCTTCAGATGAGAAATTATTGTACGGGCAAGAAGTGAGAACAAGAATTAAAGAACTGCACCTGGAACAAAGAGTCCATTTTCTTAAAAATCTTTCTGAGGAAGAGAAATATGCAGTAATTCAGCATTCCGAAGCCATGTGCCATCCTTCTATTGCAGAAGGTTTTGGGATTCCGCCGATTGAAGCTATGGCCTTTGGTAAGCCTGTATTTCTTTCAACATATACGAGTCTTCCTGAAATAGGAGGAGATAAAGCTTTTTATTTTGACAGTTTTGAACCGAAATTAATGGCTCAGCTGTTTCAGGAGAAAATGGCTCTTTACCATAGCAATGAAAAAGAAATGAGCCAGGAAATAAAAAATTGGACAGAGCAATATAGTTATACCGCAATGTCCAATAATTATCTTAATTTTTATGAATCTGTTCTGAAGGAAAATTAA
- the rocD gene encoding ornithine--oxo-acid transaminase, which translates to MSTAETTKNSQYFIDLEDKHGAHNYHPLPVVLDRGEGVFVWDVEGKRYYDFLSAYSAVNQGHSHPKIVEALVEQAKKLALTSRAFYNSKLGEYEQKITTLFGFDKVLPMNSGAEAVETAVKLARKWSYEVKGISENAAKIIVCENNFHGRTTTIVSFSNDPDANQNYGPFTPGFIKIPYNDITALEEVLSREAGNIAAFLVEPIQGEAGVYVPDENFLKNASELCKKYNVLFIADEVQTGIARTGKLIACHHENVQPDILILGKALSGGMYPVSAVLANDEIMNVIKPGQHGSTFGGNPIACAVAVAALDVVADEKLSERAEELGQIFRAEINKLIKKTDLITKVRGKGLLNAILINHTPDSSTAWNLCLQLKENGLLAKPTHGNIIRLAPPLVITEEQLLDCVKIIEKTILEYKA; encoded by the coding sequence ATGTCAACAGCAGAAACAACAAAAAATTCACAGTACTTTATTGACCTTGAAGACAAACATGGAGCGCATAACTATCATCCTCTACCAGTAGTTCTGGACCGCGGAGAAGGTGTTTTCGTTTGGGATGTAGAGGGCAAAAGGTATTATGATTTTCTTTCAGCATATTCTGCTGTGAACCAGGGTCACTCGCACCCTAAAATTGTAGAAGCTTTGGTAGAACAAGCTAAAAAACTGGCTTTAACTTCAAGAGCATTCTACAACTCGAAATTAGGAGAATACGAGCAGAAGATCACAACTCTTTTCGGGTTTGACAAAGTATTACCGATGAACTCCGGAGCTGAAGCCGTAGAAACCGCGGTGAAGCTTGCCAGAAAATGGAGCTATGAAGTAAAAGGTATTTCAGAAAATGCTGCAAAGATCATCGTTTGTGAAAATAATTTCCACGGAAGAACAACCACTATTGTTTCTTTCTCCAATGATCCTGATGCTAACCAAAATTACGGACCTTTTACCCCAGGGTTTATCAAAATTCCTTACAATGACATTACCGCACTGGAAGAAGTATTAAGCAGAGAAGCAGGAAATATTGCAGCATTCCTTGTAGAACCTATCCAGGGAGAAGCAGGAGTGTATGTTCCGGATGAGAACTTCCTTAAAAATGCTTCTGAGCTGTGTAAAAAATACAATGTCCTTTTCATTGCCGATGAAGTGCAGACAGGTATTGCAAGAACAGGAAAACTGATTGCTTGTCATCATGAAAATGTACAACCGGATATTTTAATTCTTGGAAAAGCCCTTTCAGGAGGAATGTACCCAGTATCAGCAGTATTAGCCAATGATGAGATCATGAATGTGATTAAGCCGGGACAACACGGTTCTACATTCGGAGGAAACCCAATTGCCTGTGCCGTAGCTGTAGCTGCATTAGATGTAGTAGCTGATGAAAAATTATCTGAAAGAGCAGAAGAACTTGGTCAGATTTTCAGAGCTGAGATCAATAAGTTGATCAAAAAAACAGATCTTATTACCAAAGTAAGAGGAAAGGGTCTTTTAAATGCTATTTTAATCAATCACACTCCGGACAGCTCTACAGCATGGAATCTTTGTTTACAGTTAAAAGAAAACGGATTGCTTGCAAAACCAACACACGGTAACATCATCAGATTAGCACCACCTTTGGTTATTACGGAAGAGCAATTATTAGACTGTGTAAAAATTATTGAAAAAACTATTCTGGAATATAAAGCTTAA
- a CDS encoding YdcF family protein codes for MLTKILKSIMIAGFFWFMIHALYITYDGLTNSKQKADLAVVFGNKVNEDGSLSLRLQARLDKSIELYQKNQIKEILVSGGLGKEGYWEGTEMKKYLVKNKIPSDKILVDDFGDNTEKTVINTIKIADSLKYSSIISVSQFYHQTRIKKLFREHHVENIEGSSPLYFEIRDFYSVFREFFAYYF; via the coding sequence ATGCTGACCAAAATTTTAAAATCAATTATGATAGCCGGCTTCTTCTGGTTTATGATTCATGCTCTGTATATTACTTATGATGGGCTTACGAATTCTAAACAAAAAGCAGACCTTGCTGTAGTTTTCGGGAATAAAGTGAACGAAGATGGCAGTCTTTCTCTACGATTACAAGCAAGATTAGATAAAAGTATTGAACTCTATCAGAAAAACCAAATCAAAGAGATCCTGGTTAGTGGTGGTCTGGGCAAAGAAGGTTACTGGGAAGGTACGGAAATGAAAAAGTATCTGGTAAAAAATAAAATACCTTCAGATAAAATTCTTGTGGATGACTTTGGAGACAACACTGAGAAGACCGTTATCAATACCATAAAAATTGCTGATAGCCTAAAGTATAGCAGTATTATTTCAGTTTCACAGTTTTATCATCAGACCAGAATCAAAAAACTGTTCAGGGAACATCATGTTGAAAATATTGAAGGTTCAAGTCCGCTCTATTTTGAAATAAGAGACTTCTATTCAGTTTTCAGGGAGTTTTTCGCTTATTATTTTTAA